A single Nostoc sp. PCC 7107 DNA region contains:
- a CDS encoding SDR family NAD(P)-dependent oxidoreductase: MELVNKVALVTGGSSGIGRETAKLFAAEGARVAISDIDTSGGLSLLEEIKNSGGDAMFCTCDVSNENQVQDWITNVVNQWQSIDILVANAGILAIGSLEKASNLDWDKVLGTNVKGYAFCAKYAIPHIRKRGGGTIVNVASIAALIAFPGFALYNTTKGAVLQLTRSLAHDLATENIRVNCVCPGVIETFQTQQFADWQGLTKEEVIDQLAATVPMKRIGKPQEVAQAILFLASDKASYITATSLVIDGGYTVQ; the protein is encoded by the coding sequence ATGGAGCTAGTAAATAAAGTAGCCTTAGTTACTGGGGGTAGTTCTGGTATTGGCCGAGAGACAGCTAAACTTTTTGCCGCTGAAGGTGCTAGAGTGGCGATCTCTGATATTGATACCAGTGGTGGTTTATCACTGCTGGAAGAAATAAAAAATAGTGGTGGAGATGCAATGTTTTGCACCTGCGATGTTAGTAATGAAAACCAGGTGCAAGATTGGATCACAAATGTTGTTAATCAATGGCAAAGTATAGATATTTTAGTTGCTAATGCAGGAATTTTAGCGATTGGTTCTCTGGAAAAAGCTTCCAATTTGGATTGGGATAAAGTTTTAGGAACAAATGTTAAAGGCTATGCTTTTTGCGCTAAATATGCCATTCCACATATCCGCAAGCGTGGTGGTGGCACTATTGTCAACGTAGCATCTATAGCTGCATTAATTGCCTTTCCCGGTTTTGCATTATATAACACCACTAAAGGAGCAGTTCTCCAATTAACCCGAAGTCTGGCTCATGACCTAGCGACTGAAAACATCAGAGTAAATTGTGTTTGTCCAGGTGTAATTGAGACATTCCAAACCCAACAATTCGCCGATTGGCAAGGTCTGACAAAGGAAGAAGTCATAGATCAACTCGCTGCAACAGTTCCCATGAAACGTATAGGAAAACCACAAGAAGTGGCTCAGGCTATTCTGTTTCTGGCATCTGACAAAGCTTCATATATTACAGCAACATCACTTGTAATTGATGGGGGATATACAGTACAGTAA
- a CDS encoding histidine decarboxylase, whose amino-acid sequence MLDTVSKELAIFWQQIEQRSQFHAGYPYNLSCDFTCINKFFSFLLNNAGDPYIEPNFGLHSRKFEQEVLSFFAQLYKIPENEFWGYVTAGGTEGNLYGILLAREIYPDGILYSSQDSHYSIAKAARLFGVQHQVINSQINGEISYEYLSQAIQQNSHKPVIISLNIGTTVKGAIDDLDKILEILKRHQIKDYYIHCDAALSGMILPFLDHAPQINFQKPIDSVAISGKFIGSPIPCGVVLTKKKWVEKVETMIEYIGSKDTTILGSRNGHTPLILWYALKTKGYEGFAQEAKTCIQNAQYLFQQLQLREYPCMLNKFSNTVVFQKPNQVLIKKWQLATLDNFAHLIVMQNIDRQKIDTFVNELVLQEGILPESEYLHLQPVFS is encoded by the coding sequence ATGTTAGATACTGTGAGCAAGGAGTTAGCAATTTTTTGGCAACAAATAGAACAGCGATCGCAGTTCCACGCAGGTTATCCATATAATTTAAGTTGTGACTTCACTTGTATAAATAAGTTTTTTAGTTTTTTATTAAATAATGCTGGAGACCCATATATAGAGCCGAATTTTGGTCTCCATTCTCGCAAATTTGAACAAGAAGTTTTATCATTTTTTGCCCAACTATATAAAATTCCTGAAAATGAGTTTTGGGGCTATGTAACCGCTGGTGGAACTGAAGGGAACTTATATGGAATCTTATTAGCTAGAGAAATTTATCCTGATGGAATTCTCTATTCATCCCAAGACTCTCATTACTCAATTGCTAAAGCAGCTAGACTGTTTGGTGTTCAACATCAAGTAATTAATTCCCAAATTAATGGCGAGATCAGTTATGAATATTTATCCCAAGCAATTCAGCAAAATTCTCACAAACCAGTCATTATTAGCCTAAATATCGGTACTACCGTCAAAGGTGCAATTGATGACCTAGACAAAATTTTAGAAATTTTAAAGCGCCATCAAATTAAAGATTACTATATACATTGTGATGCCGCACTTTCAGGGATGATTTTACCCTTTTTAGATCATGCACCCCAAATCAACTTTCAAAAACCTATAGATAGTGTGGCTATCTCTGGTAAATTTATTGGCTCTCCCATCCCTTGTGGTGTAGTTTTAACCAAGAAAAAATGGGTAGAAAAAGTTGAAACCATGATTGAATACATCGGTTCAAAAGATACCACTATTCTTGGTTCTCGCAATGGTCACACGCCACTGATACTTTGGTATGCTCTCAAAACCAAAGGTTATGAAGGATTTGCCCAAGAGGCCAAGACATGTATTCAGAATGCTCAATATTTATTCCAGCAACTTCAATTGCGAGAATATCCTTGTATGCTGAATAAATTCTCCAATACAGTCGTGTTTCAAAAGCCGAACCAAGTGTTGATTAAAAAATGGCAATTGGCGACTCTCGATAATTTTGCCCATCTGATAGTTATGCAAAATATAGATCGGCAAAAAATTGATACTTTCGTGAATGAGCTTGTCTTACAAGAGGGAATATTACCGGAATCGGAATATTTACATCTGCAACCAGTATTCTCTTAA